A portion of the Glycine max cultivar Williams 82 chromosome 10, Glycine_max_v4.0, whole genome shotgun sequence genome contains these proteins:
- the LOC121172968 gene encoding uncharacterized protein codes for MTNRGRGSGRRTFNRGTRHGTHSLRAPITANPSPSSIHISTSESMIHVVAQTPNTLPTAQDQPNPTFVRESIPTTPIRDASPSAPDDSVTPEYPTNPNYEHIVNERPFIRAYKGEFQPTYGCCNIISNIIRAKFDELAPSWLNVSVDLRDRWFGEFKKEYTWHPQEERAIRAVFETKGSCILKSAMNKIRNGQDKGKWITANVRATLDEHWGSTDFLNNSSTAKANRSIDRGASAYCGGSISTATHFEKLPIIPAPSLSPTIADGTDHHVNDTQVDRPYDMENDH; via the exons atGACAAACAGAGGTAGAGGTAGTGGTCGTAGAACATTTAATCGTGGTACAAGACATGGTACCCACAGTTTGAGAGCTCCAATTACCGCCAATCCTTCCCCCTCATCCATTCACATATCAACCTCAGAGTCAATGATTCATGTTGTTGCACAGACTCCAAACACACTTCCTACAGCTCAAGACCAACCAAATCCTACCTTTGTAAGGGAGTCAATTCCTACTACCCCTATTAGAGATGCTTCACCTTCAGCACCAGATGATTCTGTTACACCTGAGTACCCAACAAATCCAAATTATGAACATATTGTTAATGAAAGGCCTTTCATTCGTGCATATAAAGGAGA GTTTCAACCAACATATGGGTGTTGtaatatcatatcaaatattattAGGGCAAAATTTGATGAACTAGCTCCAAGTTGGTTGAATGTGTCAGTTGACCTTCGCGATAGGTGGTTTGGAGAGTTTAAG AAAGAGTATACATGGCACCCACAAGAAGAGCGAGCCATTAGAGCTGTTTTTGAGACAAAAGGTTCATGTATTTTAAAAAGTGCAATGAACAAGATTAGAAATGGTCAAGATAAAGGAAAGTGGATAACAGCTAATGTTCGAGCAACCTTGGACGAACATTGGGGTTCTACAGATTTCCTAAACAATAGCTCTACTGCCAAGGCGAATCGATCTATTGATAGAGGAGCCTCAGCATATTGTGGTGGTTCCATATCTACTGCAACTCACTTTGAAAAGCTG cCTATCATACCAGCTCCTAGTCTATCACCTACCATAGCAGATGGAACAGACCACCATGTTAATGATACTCAGGTTGATCGTCCTTATGACATGGAAAATGATCATTGA